The genomic segment GACAAGGTGAAGGTGGCGGTCCTCGGCGGGTCGGGGTACACGGCGGTGGAGCTGATCAAGCTCCTCTTGCGGCACCCCGGCGCGGAGATCGTCGCGATCACGTCGCGCCAGGACGAACACATTGCGGACCTTCACCCGTCCCTGCTGGGGCGCATTGACGTGCGGTGCCAGCCGTTCGATGCGGACGCGCTCAAGGCCAAGGGGGTGCAGTGCGCGTTCGGGTGCCTGCCCCACGGCACCAGCATGGAAAGCATCCCGCCGCTGCTCGAGCGCGACATCCGCGTGGTAGACCTCAGCGCGGACTACCGCTTGCGCGACGCCAAGGTGTACCAGGAGTGGTACAAGGAGACGCACCACGATCTCAAAAATCTCGCTCACGCCGTGTACGGGTTACCAGAAGTGTACGGCGACGCCATCAACGGCGCGAAGCTCGTCGCCAACCCCGGCTGTTACCCGCAGACCGCGATTCTCGGCCTCGCCCCGCTCGTCGCTCACAAGCTGATCGAGCGGAGCGGCATCGTGATCGATAGCAAGAGCGGCGTTTCCGGCGGCGGGCGCACGCCGAAGCTGAACTTCCACTTCCCCGAGTGCAACGAGAGCGTGTCCGCGTATGCGGTCGGGACGCACCGGCACACGCCGGAGATCGAGCAAGCTTTAAGCGACGTGGCCGGCGCGCCGGTGTCGGTGATCTTCACACCGCACCTGATGCCGATGGACCGCGGCATCCTCAGCACGATCTACGCGACGCCGACGCGGGCCGTGACCGAACCGG from the Frigoriglobus tundricola genome contains:
- the argC gene encoding N-acetyl-gamma-glutamyl-phosphate reductase; the protein is MDKVKVAVLGGSGYTAVELIKLLLRHPGAEIVAITSRQDEHIADLHPSLLGRIDVRCQPFDADALKAKGVQCAFGCLPHGTSMESIPPLLERDIRVVDLSADYRLRDAKVYQEWYKETHHDLKNLAHAVYGLPEVYGDAINGAKLVANPGCYPQTAILGLAPLVAHKLIERSGIVIDSKSGVSGGGRTPKLNFHFPECNESVSAYAVGTHRHTPEIEQALSDVAGAPVSVIFTPHLMPMDRGILSTIYATPTRAVTEPELTELYRSYYADKPFVRVRTAPPATKDTTGTNFLDVCVKVVRGKVLVLAAEDNLVRGASGVAVQNFNRLFGFDERAGLL